One Ictalurus furcatus strain D&B chromosome 24, Billie_1.0, whole genome shotgun sequence DNA segment encodes these proteins:
- the zgc:114119 gene encoding mediator of RNA polymerase II transcription subunit 30-like — MSSLPQKAPGGGLGGVPLQQQPQNLHTLACSGVPVLGQASNPAALREISPVFLCRIGQDTVQDIVTRTMEIFQITRATQLPNGVTQSQAAYQDRFGKLQEHLRQLSLLFRKLRLLYERCVEMTSDLQESPAELVPYVGEEMAPVRVEPCGSAVTQDKQEVLEKVRQKNQEMKVLMDQMRNLLWDINAMLTMRK, encoded by the exons ATGTCCTCTTTGCCTCAGAAGGCTCCAGGTGGTGGTCTGGGTGGTGTGCCGCTTCAGCAGCAGCCGCAGAACCTCCACACTTTGGCGTGTTCAGGGGTCCCGGTCCTCGGACAGGCCTCCAACCCCGCCGCTCTCCGGGAAATCTCACCCGTCTTCCTGTGCCGCATCGGCCAGGACACCGTGCAGGACATCGTCACCCGCACCATGGAGATCTTCCAGATCACACGGGCCACTCAG TTGCCGAACGGTGTGACGCAGAGTCAGGCAGCGTATCAGGATCGCTTTGGGAAACTGCAGGAGCACCTGCGCCAGCTGTCTTTGCTCTTCCGCAAACTCCGACTGCTCTACGAGCGCTGTGTAGAGATGACCTCCGACCTTCAGGAGTCTCCTGCCGAG CTGGTGCCGTATGTTGGAGAGGAGATGGCTCCAGTTAGAGTGGAGCCCTGCGGTTCTGCTGTGACTCAGGACAAACAGGAAGTTTTAGAG AAAGTGAGGCAGAAGAATCAGGAGATGAAGGTGTTGATGGACCAGATGAGGAACCTCCTGTGGGACATCAATGCCATGCTTACAATGCGCAAATGa
- the ncdn gene encoding neurochondrin, whose protein sequence is MLTLRMAETESLSGSEQNSIQQDPNQDEASGAVETSSPAAETNGLSAAQQDVLERCLHALTHAKNDSQVLAALLLITRLCPANQLDRVTLHRVFEAVGFNLPARLLVTAIRGSKSSGLPPEELLSLGTALLAALSTDPDMATHPQLLSTIPLLLGLLEGGAPVSQKRAQHDTAASQTTEKTHPGAASHHTSKSTSGKEAPTSPSGLGDGDEAVQPPTSALNEAVASDCYQVLNSLCALPRGPDQLLSRGAVPALCRAMSQKQTLSCEKGLPLLAHLLSSSVRHRAWNKHPSELLSLLDRISQNFSQTSDPNHLEMCAQIPQFLPPTGGEPQTQELRDVVGRLWATLRPVVQGRLGSEQLGHVLVLSACLLDLCGWDPAGPPKFCCLLVNRACVEVRMALEEPPGTKLSTQQQHTVTACYRILESAMEQACNMGNSTDSPAQPEVTIAGLSLQQSRQVLGVLEEAFSAIIYYLQQVDLSRYDDPFVFATFRALCAWLAEETSCLKEEIMALLPFLIGYTKHHLRDKKGKGLADWMSKMAVTDGSQAGTWTGEHVLRYLLPALCHLSAEEGPRKVLLSLDTPAILVDFLAHGWGVLKTQSGKTVNRDPSLETACSALLNFVVTEPERVRTDACFASLDALLSEALPSLLYKSRLLVLTANFCTLGLMINRLKPTLTGLGNSSQQLFFSSALRFLRGALQAVEGEGQVQVSPLWVPWWEEACELWRLSLQALGGCVNTQPWIATIIREEGWLQNILSLLESSCGLPDPHSQEALEEALCAIAQKCSFCRQDISISMKRETADSLHCMPQLRKILMS, encoded by the exons ATGTTGACTTTGAGGATGGCTGAAACTGAGAGTCTGAGCGGTTCGGAGCAGAACTCCATCCAACAGGATCCAAACCAGGACGAGGCATCAGGAGCAGTAGAAACGTCCAGTCCTGCAGCTGAAACTAACGGCCTGTCTGCTGCACAGCAAGATGTCCTAGAGCGCTGTCTCCACGCGCTCACTCACGCCAAAAATGACAGCCAAGTCTTGGCAGCACTTCTCCTG ATTACACGGTTGTGTCCAGCAAATCAGCTGGATCGCGTGACCCTGCATCGAGTCTTCGAAGCAGTGGGTTTCAACCTGCCTGCACGTCTGCTGGTGACGGCGATCCGAGGGAGCAAGAGCTCTGGGCTTCCCCCTGAGGAGCTGCTCTCTCTCGGCACTGCTTTACTGGCTGCTCTAAGCACAGACCCAGACATGGCCACTCATCCCCAGCTACTCAGTACCATCCCTCTCCTCCTGGGGTTGCTGGAAGGTGGAGCACCAGTCAGCCAGAAGCGAGCCCAGCATGACACTGCAGCATCTCAAACCACTGAGAAGACACATCCTGGTGCTGCGTCTCATCATACAAGCAAAAGCACTTCAGGAAAGGAAGCCCCAACGAGTCCTTCTGGGTTAGGGGATGGAGATGAGGCAGTCCAGCCTCCCACATCCGCCCTGAATGAGGCAGTGGCATCCGACTGCTATCAGGTTCTGAACTCTCTGTGTGCCCTGCCACGAGGCCCGGATCAGCTGCTGTCCCGCGGTGCTGTCCCTGCTCTGTGCAGGGCCATGTCTCAAAAACAGACTCTCAGCTGTGAGAAGGGTCTTCCGCTCCTGGCTCATCTCTTATCAAGCAGCGTCAGGCATAGAGCGTGGAACAAACACCCATCAGAACTGCTCTCTCTCCTTGATAGGATCTCCCAGAACTTCAGCCAGACTTCAGATCCGAATCATCTGGAGATGTGCGCTCAGATACCGCAGTTCCTCCCCCCAACAGGAGGAGAACCACAAACTCAAGAGCTCAGGGATGTGGTCGGTCGTCTTTGGGCAACATTACGTCCAGTGGTTCAGGGGAGACTCGGCTCAGAGCAGCTGGGCCATGTTCTGGTGCTGTCTGCTTGCTTGCTGGATTTGTGTGGCTGGGATCCAGCAGGTCCACCCAAGTTCTGCTGCTTGCTAGTGAACCGGGCCTGTGTGGAGGTGAGGATGGCGCTCGAGGAGCCCCCAGGTACAAAGCTGTCCACTCAGCAGCAGCACACCGTCACAGCCTGCTACCGTATCTTGGAGTCAGCCATGGAACAAGCATGTAACATGGGGAATAGCACGGATAGTCCGGCTCAGCCGGAGGTGACCATTGCTGGTTTGAGTCTGCAGCAGAGCAGGCAGGTGCTGGGGGTCTTAGAGGAAGCTttttctgccatcatttactaCCTGCAACAG GTGGACCTGAGCCGCTATGATGACCCCTTTGTTTTTGCAACGTTCCGCGCTCTTTGTGCCTGGTTGGCTGAGGAGACGTCATGTTTAAAGGAGGAAATCATGGCCCTCTTGCCCTTCCTCATTGGCTACACCAAACATCATCTGCGAGACAAGAAAGGCAAGGGACTTGCTGATTGGATGTCAAAGATGGCTGTCACTGATGGCTCACAAGCTGGAACGTGGACAGGCGAGCATGTACTGAG atATCTCCTCCCAGCACTTTGCCACCTGTCAGCTGAGGAAGGCCCGAGAAAGGTGCTGCTCTCTCTGGATACTCCAGCTATACTGGTGGACTTTCTTGCCCATGGCTGGGGAGTCCTGAAGACTCAGAGCGGGAAAACAGTCAACCGAGATCCCAGTTTAGAAACAGCCTGTTCCGCCCTACTCAACTTTGTAGTCACGGAGCCTGAGCGAGTCAG GACTGATGCTTGCTTTGCTTCCCTGGACGCATTACTGAGTGAAGCACTGCCAAGCCTCCTCTACAAGTCACGCCTGTTGGTTCTGACAGCCAACTTCTGCACTCTGGGGCTTATGATTAACAGATTAAAACCGACCTTAACCG GTCTGGGGAATTCCAGTCAGCAGCTGTTCTTCTCTTCTGCCCTGCGGTTCCTCCGAGGGGCGCTACAGGCGGTCGAGGGTGAGGGCCAGGTGCAAGTCTCCCCTTTGTGGGTGCCGTGGTGGGAGGAGGCGTGTGAGCTCTGGAGGCTAAGTCTGCAGGCTCTGGGCGGCTGTGTGAACACACAGCCCTGGATAGCCACCATCATCAGGGAGGAGGGCTGGCTGCAGAACATCCTCAGCCTGCTGGAGTCCAGCTGTGGTCTCCCAGACCCCCATTCACAGGAGGCGCTGGAAGAGGCTCTGTGTGCCATCGCTCAGAAGTGCTCATTTTGTCGTCAAGATATTAGTATATCCATGAAAAGGGAAACCGCAGACTCACTCCACTGCATGCCACAGCTGAGGAAGATTCTTATGAGCTAA